GAGCATGTCTCCTCCAGGCTAGTAGTATTTTCCTTAAACGAattactgttttttgtttttacacgTACAGCCACAGCATCTTTACCATAAAGCTGATGCGTATCGATGGAGGTGACGTCCAGGGAATATCAGAGTAAGTGTTTCTAAAGTGTGCATGCCTGTGTGCATCTACTCTTACCCTGGCACGGCTAGAAGAATGAAGTCTGTAACATGATTTAAATtagttgggagtcttgcccgaGGATTTgtattggtgtagcatggtgttTGTCTGGACCAGGGACTTGAACCCCAATTGGCCAGTGCACTGCACCAATGGCTAGTGATAATCCTTCCCTCCCTCacaggctgtctctgtgtgaCCTGGCTGGCTCAGAGAGGTGCAACAAGACTAAAACATTTGGGGAGCGTCTGAAGGAGGCGGGGAACATCAACAACTCTCTTCTGATCCTGGGCAAGTGCATCGCAGCCTTGCGCAACAACCAAAATGACCGGTATTTCCTTGTGCTGGGTGAAAGTTGTTTAAGTAGTTTGGAGGGGGGCAGTTggtcagtggttcccaaccctggtcctatAGAACCTGGtgccctgcacatttcagtgtttgacctgctcccaacacacctcaTCCAGCTAATCAGACACTTTCTTTGAGTGATCTATtggagcaggaaaccactaaaaGCTGCTGGCCACCTGGACCAGGGTAGGAAACCACTGGTCTAGATCTTGGGTGAAATGGGCTCAGATTTTTGTGTAGAAAATGCGGTCTTTAAACTCTGCATTTCGCAGGGTGAAGGGCAGCTACATCCCTTTCCGTGAGAGCAAGCTTACCCGCCTTTTCCAGGGAGTGTTCTGTGGCCGCGGTAGAGCCTCCATGATTGTGAACATCAATCAGTGTGCCTCCACTTATGATGAGACCCTCCACGTAATGAAGTTCTCTGCTGTGGCTAAAGAGGTACTAGCACAAAAAGCTCCTGGTATTGTCCAGCACATTAATGCATTTTGCCCCTTTTTTCCTAACCTGCCTGATTTTAATGCTCAACTTGAATGTTGGTGCATGTTATAATGGCTAAATAGCTTGCATTAATGTAGAGCTGTGTTAGGTGCTTCAGGTGATCCCACCccgctctcttgagtctctggcgCCCCGACTGATTGGTCGGGATGGTAAGCCATTGCTTCGCAGTGGGGTGATTGACAGCCAGGCAGTGGACGACTACTTATCAGAAGATGAGCTATTGGATGGTGAAGAAGATGCAGACATGTCAATATTTCCTCAGGAGGTAACTCCTTTAAATCTGTTGATGCACTGTGCTTGTCTTGATGCAGAAAATATCCATGTATTATATGAATGGTTTTATGGTGAGATTACAAAAATCATGCAACCATTTCTAGGAGCTCATGAGTTTGGTGGAGAGTCTGCGGGGAAAGCTGTTGGCGGAGCGCAAGAAGAACCTGATGCAGGAGATTCAGATACGCAGAGAGATGGGTGACGCCATGCTGCAGCAGATCATGGAGATTGAGGAGATTCACAGGTGCTTGTGCACGTTCATTGCATAAATGATCACAAAGATTGAATGGCATCTGCATAGCATAGTGGTGTAAATGTCTGACCTAAATTTGATTTGGGTGTGAAGGTGGAACTTTTTCCCCAGTATTGCATGTAGTTGTGGTTCTGAGGAATTGCATATTACATAACGTGGCTCAAAATACTGTTAGTTAGTTCTCAGCTCTGAGCTTTCAATTGACCTGATGGTCCTGAATGTTTGGGTTTGGTTCAGAATCTCTTGATCATCTGCATGTTGTGTCTTGATGGTGAAAGCTGTTGCTGGTGTTTCAGTCGTCAGATGGCAGATTTGAAGGACAATTATGAGGAGAAGATGGACAGCACATTTGAGATGTATAAAGAGGCGCTTAAGGAACATGCCTACCAGTGTGCTCTGGAACGCCTGGAAGATGATTATGTCCCTCTGGAGGAATACACAGAAGTGCAGGACCGAGCGAAGGTGTGTACTATTGGACTGCACAAGATGGAGAAGACTGACATGCTTTTATTAATCTGGGATACCTCTGTTGCGATGTGGATGTCAATGCCAATGTGGGTAAACGGTCATACCCCCGTTTCTTGCCCTATTAGGAGCTTGAGAGGCGTGTGAATGAATTGGAATGGAAGCAGGAAAGTTCTGCCCCTGCTACAGCTGCTCCTGCCCAAGCTGTTCAGCAAGACGACTCAACACAGACAGACCCAATTCAACCAGCCAGTGAGGAGACTGGTTAGTTGGTTGCATGCATACATGGCTTAATTTTACTTTGGTCAGATGCTGCTTATCTAAACCATGTCTGCCTACTTTAGATTCTGACAGGTTTAAGCTTCTCTACAAGGAGAAATGTGCTGTTGAACAGCTGTGTGCAGAAAAGCAAGAGGTAAATGGCCTTCATTTaaattgccccccccccccccccccctcttaaTGAATGTTCTTTATTGGGGAAGTGGCAAGTGTTTTGGAGGAGTATTGCTGAACTGTGCAGGGACCTGGCACTCCAGGGCAGTAGTTCCTCGCTTGCTGTAGGATTGTGACCAGGGAAAAGATGCAGTACAAATGGTCCATTTTTAATTTTGCATATGAACTGAGGAGTGATGTTTACGTCATGTCATTTAACATGGCAATAGATTATTTCTGTCTCCTTTGAAAAGCTGAAGATGCATAGTATTGCAATAAACAATCTGCAAGGTAGAATGGACTTGAATATCAGTTAAAAGAATAGCATTTTGAACCTTTAAGGGTGCAAATGGTACAGTTCTTGTGCGCACAGTCACTTTTAATGTCCTTTGCCTAGTTGATTGAGTCTCTTGAAAAGCGGATCCGTGAGCTGAATGAGACTCTGCAAGAAGCTGGAGAGAGCTACATGGAGAAACTCACGGAGGTCCAGAATCTCCAGAACAGGCTGAACTATCAGGTATAGGATTAACTCTAACAGTTTTGAGAAACCTGCATGTTCACATGTTTTATTCCCTTCTCATTTATCACCAACAGGAGCGAGAAGCTGAGCGTTTGCAGCGTGAGCTCACTGATAAAGAGGCAGCGGTACGCACTCTGAAGGAGGAGGTGACCAAGCTGAACGCAGAGTCTGCAGGCCCGCCTCGTCCGAAACGTGGACTGCTGGTCAACATTAAAGAATCTGTGTCCAGCCCGTCTACTGGAAGCCTGTGTCGCACAATCCGAAAGTCTGTGCGTACGACAACATCTCTGAGAAAGAAGCCCAACTGACTATGCTGTTTCTGCAACTATGCAGGTGTCTGATTTTTATGTAATGTcggtttttattatttaataaagttTTTACCACAATGCTGTTCCTGgtaaaattctttttttttttttttttttttttttaataaaatggtcTGGTACTAAAGTAAAAAAGGGTGCCAggtacttttctttttttttatatatataaataaaccccCACTTATTTGCATCGTAAAGCTAAATGAGTGCCTCTTGATTAATGTGGAGAGGGTGTCTccttggctggctggcttcagCTGCGGTTTTACCTCTTTAGCCCATTCAGACATAGTCCCAGAGTGCTCCTGAATCtatttgggtctttttttttggcaatgCTGCTCTGTGATTGCAGTTGGGCTTTAAAACGGCCTTACAAACGGAATCTGCTGAAGGATGTGCCAGAGACCAGGTGCTGCTTTGGGGTGTCTCAAATGCTGAAATCCAGAGTGGATGCTCTTGATTAAGGATCAACAAATGGTGGCATTTTGAGTTCCTGTGTAGATCACTAAACTGAGTTGCCAGAAAATCTTTTCTAGGAAGTCAGTTTggggtttaaaaagaaaaaagctatCCAGCATCCCCACCGATCCTAATGCTCAGTGTGAAAAGCCAAAAAAAACTGACTTGGTCTGTTTGAAGCACTGTCTATAAGCCATTGTTATACAGTATGGACCCTGTTCCTTTGTCTCAGGGCTGTTGCTGATATAGGTCCTCTGTGGCAGTGAAATAGTCCTCCAGGATGCTCTGCATGTATTCAAAGGTGGGCCGCTCCTCCGCACTGGCTTTCCAACATGAAATCATTATCTCGTACAGCTTTTTAGGGCAGTTTTCAGGCTGCTGTATCCGGTAGCCCCGCTGTACTCTCGCCATCACTTCTGCGTTGCTCAAACCTACAACAGATGTGCAGAAATGGGAGGCATTGTTTCACTCTTAGGTTAATTTGCTTCAGAAATGCAGATCTTACAACTCTCGTAAAAGTCTCTTACTGATGCAAAATTAAATGACAAACTATTGCTTTTTTCCTGCTTAAGAGAATTTTCTGGTTTGAGAGCTGCATAGAATTTGAAGACACCCTTTCCAAGATTGTATTGCACATTACAGGTAGTTAAACACTACATCTCAATTTCAGCAGTTCATATTTACATGCATCTTTAAatacactgcatggacaaaagtattgggacaaagctcatttattgtttcttctgaaatcaagggaattagaAGTTGATCTTCCTTTTGCTGAAtgaactgtctctacagtccagcaAACACCTCCTACTagtttctggagcattgctgtgaggatctgattgcattaatgaggtcaagatgttggatgactgccaccccgcctcatcccaaacgtattgacTGGGGCACCATcaattcagagaacacagtggggtctttatacctctctagcccatgcctgccattaggcatggtgccaaaaggttcatgtttatctgatccagagagtcctattctactggtaaTACTTCAAACAGGGACTAGCCAAGCTGTCTGTCTCAGCAAAGGTGTAACTAAAGGTAGCTAGCTAAATGtagtgtgtccacaaacatttggcagcTGTTAACTGAGATGTTGTGTACAAGTTCAGTTATTCATGCTTCTTACTTCAGCCACTAGGGAGCAGCAAACACCACTCCGTGTCCTAGGACTAGATTTGGGCCTTATCCAAACAGACCTAGTGAACCCTCTGCAAACCCTCCAGTAGATTCAAATCTAAATATAACATGATGCATTGTGAAGGTTTTACCTTACATAACCTGTCTGGTACACAAAATGCTGAACCTGGTAAACCTGTTGTGAGTATTAAGACCGCATGTAACATCTGACTCACCTGTGTAGGGGATTTTCCCATTTGTGACAATCTCATAGAGGAGGATGCCAAAAGACCACATATCCGACTTAATGGTGAAAGTACCGTAGTTTATAGCCTCTGGGGCCGTCCACTTAATGGGGAATTTAGCACCTAGAAAAAGGAATTTGAAAGCATACAGTAGTTCAAGGTTGATCTGTAGTccaatgttttaaaatatgGATTTTTAATAGTGATGCAATTGTCCTGATGTGTGAAATCTAATAGCAAcaacaatataaatattaatatagctCTTGTCCAGAGCAACAGGGAAAGAGGAATGTAGAGCATTAATAGTATAACCCAGAACTCTCACTGGTATAGCATGGTGTTCTTGGGGATTCAATCAAACATGGGTTTGCCACATGACCATCTACTACACAGCCTACCAATCACATGCATAGTGTAATGCAATGTGTGCACCATTAGCCATTAACTCTCTtttggcaaaagtattgggacacctgctcattcatggtttgtCCCAAACCAAGGGTTTGAAAAAAAAggatttatcctgcttttgatggatTAACTGTTTTTGCTGTCTAGAGAAGACGTTCTgtttgcatttagcgacaagaatgttagttaggtcaggatgctgcatgatcaccatcccactaCCCCCCAGCTCATGCCaaaaattattggatggagcaccatctttccagagaacacagctccactgctccacagatcaatgctggggggcattTTACTCCTCTAGTCCAGGCCTGGAATTAAGCAAGGGGTTAAAATGTAGTGTAAGGTGTGCCCATACCTTCACTGGCTGAATATTCATTTTCTTCAATCACCCTAGCCAGTCCGAAGTCAGCGATCTTACACAGCAGGGTCTCGCTCACGAGAATGTTGGCAGCCCGCAAGTCTCTGTGAATGTAGTTCTTCTTCTCAATGTAGGCCATGCCTTCTGCGATCTGACGTAAAAACACATAAACAGGTTTCCATTATGCTTTATCCCTGCTGAAGCTGAACAgtgttcttcttttcttctttcgcCTCGCCACATCATGCTTCACCAGAGTCTCAGTTCTCTTTAATTATTTCCGTAGTTCTGAGAAAAGTCATTATAAATATCACACATCTGTTCAGCGCATAGTAGAGTAGTTTTTGCTCGCTCAGCTTGATCAAACCTGGTTTGTGCACATGTGGGTGGATACGTACCTGAGCACCGAAGTCTATCTGTTTAGGCAGTTGCACTTTTCTGCCTGGTGGACTCTTCAGAAAATCCAACAAGCTACCTACAACCAGAcacagacagttagacagttagTCTATCCCAGCTAGCAAGTTTTGGTTAGTAAAACATTTTCAGAATGTTACTGAATATTACTGTtacttaaaatgttaaataaatgttttttttgtttgttccgGTAACATTTACTCATTTGTTTTCACAACTGAATATGGGCTTTTCACACATTTCAAACAGTTCATCAttaatttttctttattatcagtgtaaattctgaaaatactCTATTCTATGCTTAAATAAATGCTCCAATTCTTTAGTTTGGAAAATATTTATGGCATATTAATGGAATATTATACATCAGTGGCATATTAGTGTGATtatatcatatttttattgaatGGTTTTGGaatgttttttaaaactttaCCATAAAGTTAGCATTGTCTAACTGGGAAGTTGTGTGGAAGTTGTGTTCTAATAAAGTTGTTATATAAACCATTAGCACGTCATGTAGTACAACATGTTTTTAGAATGTTCCTGGAAAATTATTTTATTGGGACTTTGTTATCAAAGTTGCTaaaaagctgttcttctctgtTATTTTGGATGTTTCATGGAGCTCTCATGTCTGTGCTACCTTCTGACTCTCTTCGTTTAGCCTCTGTACTCCATGAATCCAAACAGAACTAATTCCAcctctttatctttttctgaGCATATGATTGCCCACCTGTCTGGCCTGACACTGAAGATTGATCGCCAGGCTGTCCTGTAACTCGCCTCAGACCAGCTGCTTTCACCCTACATTACAGACTACAACTGTTGCTATtgtcgttattattattatgattataattactgttactataccataatataataatcatttagTTATTTTAACCACCAAGTCTGTGCTTAtgtcagcacacctgagcataACCACAGTCTTGTGGTGTGGTGACTTTTTAgtggttttgaccagaggaggatgggcccccggagtcttttttttttaaaacaggaTTTCTGCTTTGCAACAACATCCTTTATAAAAAGTGCTAGACAAATACATTTCATCAGTAAGcacttttataaataatatacaaaaaACAAGTAGGCTAAATGGCCAACATGACTAGCAAATAATTGTAATAtcataaatgtaaggtttacgTAATGTCTGTAATGTCTGTCCAACATGAATATTTTACAAAGCTATTATTTGCTGATACTGATCTGATACCATTGTGCAtctgtaaattaaattaatttggaAATCACAAGAACATTTTGCTGAAAAGATTTACAAtgtgctgtgacactgagaatttccccactgtgggactaataaaggattatcttatcttatcttatgtatGTACGCATTGGTAAATGTGAGTACCGTTAGCCATGAACTCTGTGATAATGTAGATAGGTTCTGATTTGGTGATTACGGCCAAGAGGCGGACTAGACGATCGTGCCGAAGATTTTTCATCAGGTTGGCCTCCTGCAGAAATGCCTCAACCGTCATAGTGCCAGGCTTCAGTGTCTTCACTGCCACCTTGGTATTGCTGTTATACACCGctgaacacacagagagacagaatgatCCAAGCAGCTAATGCTTAACCAGGAATTTGTGGTGGAAAGTAAAAACACAAGTAATATAGTTACTGAGACAGCTGACATTTAAATTCATGGAAAGAAGAACACGTTTTTATAAACATAGACCTAAacatagagagtgagagagagagtgagaaagagagagtgaaactAGAGATGAAAATAGAGGCAACAAGGAAGTGATGCACCTAAAatcatacacatttacacatgcaCACTTAACTTACCTAACCAGACTTCTCCAAACTGTCCAGCTCCAAGTCTCTTGACCATTCGAATACTTTCTTTCGAAATCTCCCACGCATCTTCATCCCAGTGAATTTCATCTTTCGGCTTCACACAAGGTTTGCCCAATCGTCGACATAATCCATCAGCTTGCTCTAAAAAAGACACATCACATTTGGTTCAACCACTTTTAGTCCTAATGAATGTATTACTACAATTAATTTAGGGCGCAGAATATTtgcactcactgagcacttcaTTGAGAACACCTTTACACCTACTAATTCATTCAGTAAACAGGCCAGTAGATTAAGGCAAGGATCAGTAGAATTACGTCAACcatcagagtgatggaaaaaTGTGATCTCCGTGATTTTGAGCACGGCATGATTATTGGTGCCAGACGGGCAGGTCAGAGTATTACTAAAACTGCTGATCTAATGTGAACAGTCTCTATAGTTCACTTGTTGATGAGAAAGTTCAACAGAGAATGGACAACTGTCTGGAGCTGACAGGGAAGCTACAGTTACTCAGATAAccacagaaaagcatctcaaaaAGCTCAACATGTCAGATGTTcaggcagatgggctacaacagcaaaaGATCATGTTGGATTCTGCTTCTTTTAGccaaagacagacacagtttcacCAAAACTAGACAGCTGAAGACAGGAAGAACATAGCCTGGCCTGATgaatctcaatttctgctgaggaacacaggtggtagggtcagaatttggctcCAACCACATGAACCcttggacccaacctgccttgtttTAACTGTTCAGGCTGGTGGAGaaggtgtaatggtgtggggaatatTTTCTTGGCACAGTTTTGCCAGTTAACACCAACCAATCatcacttgaatgccacagtctacccatcttctaatggctgtTTTCACcatggtttcatgaacatgactgtGAATTCAGTGTATTTTGGCTTCATCGAATCTGAATCCAACAGGAACATCTTGGAGACTTTGGTAGAGAACTAAAAATCTACAGAAATTGTGTGATGCAATCAAGTCAACATTAAGcagaatctcaaagaaatgTTTTGTGGAATTCATGCCAGCATAAATTGAGGCTGTTTTAAGAGCAAATGGAAGCCCTACCCATTTTAGTAAGTGCTCAGTAAAGAATATAAAACCAATTTAgcttctaaaataaaaaaataataataatgtccaaGGATCGTCACATGGCAATTTGATGGAGATCAAACGTAAATCAATGGAGATGAAAGAATCTggcaaataaataatactacacCCTGTTATTTATTATCTAATGACTTTGTGTTGCTTCCAAATTGCTTTAAAGGCCATACTAGTTAAATCCACACCATGTaagttattattagttattcaATAACATGACAATATAGTTCAGAAGTTTAATGTGGTGCTGCAATGTGAGTAGTTAAGCAGTCATTTTCTACTTCTGTTGATTGCAGTGTGCACATACAAAGTAATCAATTTAAAAGTTCCTCAAAAACACGGCTTGCTGAATttctgtgtatgtttgtgtgtttacatacTCTGGTAGTGCTTGATGAGGTCGTCCATACTTTTGAAGGTGATTCTTGGGGAGATGTAGAATCCTCCATCATCTAACGTACGAATCTTATAATGCTTTACTGCCACTGAACCGTTAGCATTCACATCCCTCACTGTCATGGAGTAACACCCTACCCAtgaagacatacacacacacaaagaaacatGAATCTAACAAATATACAGAATATGATTTTACTGTACATgtccttttgtgtgtgtgtgtgtgtgtttctgaccttCAGAAGTCTCACTCTTTCGAATGAGGAAGGCTCCTGGTTTATTAGCAGGACCCAGCAGGTTTCTCTCTGCATCTCTTCTGTTGATGTTCTTAAAGAAccagctgtaaaacaaaaggCCAAGAACACAAAGTgagagtgtgcatgtgtatgagCAAGAGTTTATAAGAATATACCACATATCTCCACCATGCAGACTTTCCACTGGTGTTCTACAAGGCTCAGTGCCGGGTCctcttctgttttctctctacTTTTGCTTTCTTGGTGAAGCAATGTCCTTTCATGGATTCTCCTATAACTGCTGTgctgatgac
This portion of the Salminus brasiliensis chromosome 9, fSalBra1.hap2, whole genome shotgun sequence genome encodes:
- the LOC140562387 gene encoding tyrosine-protein kinase Lyn-like — its product is MGCGKSMVKNGSPQQAQKHTPQNDRYTKDPTQTGSNTKNLPLLPGQALSSIDDNSADETVVVALFAYEAGNMSQLTFRKGERFHVLEKNGDWWKAKSLSSGREGIIPSNYVQAEESIETNDWFFKNINRRDAERNLLGPANKPGAFLIRKSETSEGCYSMTVRDVNANGSVAVKHYKIRTLDDGGFYISPRITFKSMDDLIKHYQKQADGLCRRLGKPCVKPKDEIHWDEDAWEISKESIRMVKRLGAGQFGEVWLAVYNSNTKVAVKTLKPGTMTVEAFLQEANLMKNLRHDRLVRLLAVITKSEPIYIITEFMANGSLLDFLKSPPGRKVQLPKQIDFGAQIAEGMAYIEKKNYIHRDLRAANILVSETLLCKIADFGLARVIEENEYSASEGAKFPIKWTAPEAINYGTFTIKSDMWSFGILLYEIVTNGKIPYTGLSNAEVMARVQRGYRIQQPENCPKKLYEIMISCWKASAEERPTFEYMQSILEDYFTATEDLYQQQP
- the LOC140562386 gene encoding kinesin-like protein KIF20A; the encoded protein is MAANIDLTHEGTVFGAMESTACDPHHTSLPELSGLSSITSQSEFVDSSEQQLRVYLRVRPFSKEELNSNEDQGCVVLESTETAALHAPKGSATMKSSEKGIGQQLHKFSFTKIFGPDSTQGEFFDGTIRSQVQDFLQGRNALVFSYGVTNAGKTHTIQGSQKDPGILPRALDVVFRHISGRMYEHMDLRPYLSSDVQKLDPDQLRAERCAKAALFSLLKEESESIRNSRSRSSSSSSINSLSFSGVSYDQTVDSAEVAVEDVQSLYSLWVAYYEIYNENVYDLLQPSLANKTKRRPALRVCEDSAGNSYVRELRWVNIQAAEEANKVLRVGNKNRSAASTKMNQSSSRSHSIFTIKLMRIDGGDVQGISELSLCDLAGSERCNKTKTFGERLKEAGNINNSLLILGKCIAALRNNQNDRVKGSYIPFRESKLTRLFQGVFCGRGRASMIVNINQCASTYDETLHVMKFSAVAKEVLQVIPPRSLESLAPRLIGRDGKPLLRSGVIDSQAVDDYLSEDELLDGEEDADMSIFPQEELMSLVESLRGKLLAERKKNLMQEIQIRREMGDAMLQQIMEIEEIHSRQMADLKDNYEEKMDSTFEMYKEALKEHAYQCALERLEDDYVPLEEYTEVQDRAKELERRVNELEWKQESSAPATAAPAQAVQQDDSTQTDPIQPASEETDSDRFKLLYKEKCAVEQLCAEKQELIESLEKRIRELNETLQEAGESYMEKLTEVQNLQNRLNYQEREAERLQRELTDKEAAVRTLKEEVTKLNAESAGPPRPKRGLLVNIKESVSSPSTGSLCRTIRKSVRTTTSLRKKPN